From the genome of Anopheles moucheti chromosome 3, idAnoMoucSN_F20_07, whole genome shotgun sequence, one region includes:
- the LOC128301894 gene encoding inositol polyphosphate 5-phosphatase E encodes MDKSVPETSGSKPPAGNANLTNNVSSSGKGKRPFLGLLSKRSSRVEPQRCSESEDEQQTVDSGSSFSLLGNHHTIPPQHATKANNNSSSNSNGGTVTATTTSTSSTSQRQDSSNPSDTNSYQLLSTSSTTTTTTTTSSTGPEGSTATKIPTAVRKRDNSSTRISLGNRLSSYVAGGNTSTTSGGGGQFNLCCSIDEAIVKSPPRNRYSHPATGSSSAGSDSYDLEMQQRRQQLKLELTAKSSTSYPIEKTSPLRHRRPLEVGPRVETPQEEYDVNGRAPKATVSLVNNRVVTKPIVFREYQNHTQRAIMSSKSRFKERFLPPLHRCNMDGYEKMEQHYSSPNIAEKEDDLLLPGGCDPNDQRESRKSMSFDMVTTASGVVGIGSGMDESETNAKAPPGSADSLARQALMAAHVLNLIPAEKARQRNFLHGRLGSTSLLGATELDKILPTREVTIFIGTWNMNGQSPPRQMNDFVLPTALEHVPDIIVFGTQESCSERFEWEVTLQETLGPSHILLHSTSLGTLHLAAFIRRDLIWFCSEPEDACLSVRPGTAFRTKGAVAISFCLFGTSFLFVTSHLTAHQQKVKERVSDVKKIIHALDLPRNLTVKHRNKDVTQNFDSVYWCGDLNFRLGEPREKLMQWIETTQFPLPAHLPHGFMHTDQLTSVLSDGAAFRGFREAKITFPPTYKYDPGTQRFDSSSKQRAPAYTDRILYKFKPLPVTTVHRRSSNLPPGGKISHPPSPVKCLAYDSVQSITSSDHKPVWALFRNIIRPGIDTVPLAAGLFNREVYLEGMKRRLDNSGAGSSAVCNIQ; translated from the exons ATGGATAAATCCGTGCCGGAAACAAGCGGTTCCAAGCCTCCCGCTGGTAACGCAAATCTTACCAACAACGTTAGTAGCAGCGGAAAGGGCAAACGACCGTTTCTCGGTTTGCTGTCGAAACGTTCGTCACGTGTTGAGCCGCAACGATGTTCGGAGAGTGAAGACGAGCAGCAAACGGTCGACAGTGGATCGAGTTTTAGTTTGCTCGGGAATCATCACACTATTCCGCCACAGCACGCAACGAAAGCAAATAACAAtagtagcagcaacagtaACGGTGGTACCGTAACCGCTACGACGACATCAACTAGCAGCACTAGCCAACGGCAAGATTCGTCCAATCCAAGCGATACCAACTCATACCAGCTGCTCTCAACGTCATCAACGACGACAACTACTACCACCACCTCGTCAACGGGACCGGAAGGCTCAACGGCGACAAAAATTCCGACCGCGGTACGAAAGCGAGACAATTCCTCCACCCGTATCTCGCTTGGCAATCGTTTGAGTAGTTACGTCGCAGGAGGAAACACATCCACCACTAGCGGAGGCGGAGGACAGTTTAATCTCTGTTGCTCGATCGACGAAGCAATTGTGAAGTCACCGCCACGGAATCGCTACTCGCACCCAGCTACGGGCAGTTCTAGTGCGGGCAGTGATTCGTACGATCTTGAAATGCAGCAGCGTCGGCAACAGCTGAAGCTGGAACTAACGGCTAAATCGAGCACCAGCTATCCAATAGAGAAGACAAGCCCATTGCGCCACCGTCGACCACTGGAGGTGGGGCCACGCGTTGAAACGCCACAGGAAGAATACGATGTCAATGGACGTGCTCCGAAAGCGACGGTATCGCTCGTCAACAATCGTGTGGTAACGAAACCGATCGTGTTTCGGGAATACCAGAACCACACGCAACGTGCAATTATGTCGAGCAAGTCACGGTTCAAGGAACGGTTCCTACCGCCTCTGCATCGGTGCAATATGGACGGTTACGAAAAGATGGAACAGCACTACAGCTCTCCGAATATTGCCGAAAAGGAGGACGATTTATTACTTCCCGGTGGATGCGATCCTAACGATCAGCGCGAATCTCGCAAGTCAATGTCGTTCGACATGGTAACTACCGCATCCGGTGTGGTCGGGATCGGAAGCGGTATGGACGAATCGGAAACGAATGCTAAAGCCCCTCCTGGCTCGGCCGATTCGCTCGCTCGCCAAGCACTAATGGCGGCCCACGTGCTCAACTTGATTCCGGCAGAAAAGGCACGGCAGCGAAACTTCTTACATGGCCGGCTCGGATCCACTTCGCTGTTGGGTGCAACGGAACTGGACAAGATACTTCCGACACGGGAAGTCACCATCTTTATTGGCACGTGGAACATGAACGGCCAGAGTCCACCGCGGCAGATGAACGATTTCGTGCTACCGACTGCGCTCGAACACGTACCGGATATTATTGTTTTCGGCACACAAGAGTCCTGCTCGGAACGGTTCGAGTGGGAGGTAACGTTACAGGAAACGTTGGGCCCTTCACACATACTGTTACATTCCACCAGCCTCGGTACGCTACATTTGGCAGCCTTTATCCGGCGCGATTTGATATGGTTTTGCTCGGAACCGGAAGATGCCTGCCTTTCGGTACGGCCCGGTACAGCGTTCCGCACTAAGGGTGCGGTCGCGATCTCCTTCTGCCTGTTTGGCACGTCGTTCCTGTTCGTAACGTCACACCTGACGGCACACCAGCAGAAAGTGAAAGAGCGCGTATCGGACGTGAAAAAGATCATCCATGCACTCGATCTTCCTCGCAATCTGACGGTGAAACACCGGAACAAGGACGTTACGCAAAACTTCGACAGCGTGTATTGGTGTGGGGATCTAAATTTTCGTCTGGGCGAACCGAGGGAGAAGCTGATGCAGTGGATCGAAACGACACAGTTCCCACTGCCGGCCCATTTGCCGCACGGGTTTATGCATACCGATCAGCTTACTTCCGTGCTGTCGGATGGCGCAGCCTTTCGGGGGTTCCGAGAGGCCAAAATTACTTTCCCGCCGACGTATAAG tACGATCCCGGCACACAGCGTTTCGATTCGTCCAGCAAACAACGCGCTCCCGCGTACACCGACCGGATTTTGTACAAATTTAAACCCTTGCCAGTAACTACCGTTCATCGGCGTAGCTCAAACTTACCTCCAGGAGGTAAAATTTCGCACCCTCCGTCACCTGTTAAATGTTTGGCGTATGATTCGGTACAGAGCATAACATCATCCGATCACAAGCCGGTATGGGCACTGTTCCGGAATATTATCCGACCTGGTATTGATAC CGTACCACTCGCAGCCGGACTGTTCAATCGGGAGGTTTATCTAGAAGGTATGAAACGCCGTTTGGACAATTCTGGAGCTGGTTCATCGGCCGTGTGCAATATACAATGA